The Bacillota bacterium DNA segment TCGTTCTTTGAGGAGGGATGACTCCCGGCGAAAGGCACCCTATTGGGGCATCTTGGCTAAAATCTATCGCAATCTATGGGCGCTCAACCAAGCCGACAAATACTATCGGCTTTACCTAAAGCTCTCTATGCAGGAGAATAACGTTCTGCAAGTAGGTTACGGCCATATGGGTCTGGGTCTGAATTACTATCAGCAGGGCGATCAGGAAAAAGCCCTTGACTCTACTGAAAAAGCCCTGTCGATCTTTGAGTCCATGGGGAACGAATCGCTACGGTTCGCTGCCAAGCTCAACATTGCCTGTATCTATAACGCGATGAGCCGTCACGATCTATCCCTGAAGGTCCTGCAGTCAGTCCTAGCTGGGAATCTTCCGGTTGACTCTGCGATCTTGTGTAAGACCTATCAGGAGCTGGCCAAAACTCATTTACGCTTGGGGGCCATCGATGGGTTTTTCCAGGCCCGCGAAAGGGCTGGTGACTATGCTGTCCAATCAAAGAGTCTCGTGGAAATGGGCAGGGTGACCATGCTTGATGCGGAGTGGTTTTGGTCGCAGGGGCAGAACAAGAAAGCCATCCAGAGTCTGCGGAAGGCAATCATGATCTTCCGCAACCATGGGGCGGCTGTCGAACTTCGGCCAGCAGAAAAGCTGCTAATGACTTGGGTGAAAGGAGGGGACAGCGAATGAAGAGCATCCTCAAGAGGCTGGGAGCCGTCTTGGTCCTGGTCGTCTTGGTGTTGACCCTGGTCGCGACCCCTGTTCTCGCCGATCCTGCGAGTGAACCGTGGCCCCCGCGCTGCAACGTTGTCCTCCCGGGCAAGTAGACCAAGGCTAGCTAGCGGTTGAAGCATCAAGCAAGATGGAACGGGACAGCAAAGGAGCGCCACAGAGCGCTCCTTGTTGTTTCCATTACCAGGGCGGCCGGCCCGGGGCGTTCCCCGATGGCCCTCCCCCTACCCCTGCCTGACTTCCTCCATCATCCGCTGGCGCCGGCCGTCCCTCTCGGCCCGGCCATTCCCGCCGCCATTGCCCAGGGCTTCCCGGCCTTCCCCGTTCCCCTGCCCAGCCTTCCACCCTTGCTTCCTGGCCAGGGCGGCCCGGATGAAGTCCCGGAACAGCGGGTGCGGACGATTGGGCCGGGACTTGAACTCCATGTGGAACTGGGTCCCGATGAACCACGGGTGGTCCTTGAGTTCGATAATCTCGACCAGCCGGTCGTCGGGCGAGACTCCGGAGAGGATGAGGCCGGCGTCGCTGAGCGGCCCGCGGTAGTCGTTGTTGAACTCGAAGCGGTGGCGGTGCCGCTCGTTGATCATCAGCTCGCCGTAAGCTTCGTAGGTCTTCGTGCCCGGCTTGATCAGGCACGGGTATTGTCCAAGCCGCATCGTCCCGCCCTTATCGGAGATGTCCTTCTGCTCGGGCATGATATCGATCACCGGGTGCGGGGTGGCCAGGTCGAACTCGGTGCTGTTGGCTCCGTCGAGGCCGGCCACGTGGCGGGCCAACTCGATGACCGCGCACTGCATCCCGAGGCAGATTCCGAGGAAAGGCACCTTGTTCTCGCGGGCGTAGCGAGCCGCGGTGATCTTGCCCTCGATCCCCCGGCCGCCAAAGCCGCCGGGGACCAGGATGCCATCGGCCTCGGCCAGCAACGTCAGGCCGTCGCGCTCGACGGGTCGGCCGCGCTCGCCGTTCCGGGCCCGATCCCCGTTCCGTCCGCGCTCCCCGTCTTGGCCTTGCTCCCCCTCTGGCTCTGGCTCGAGGCTCTCCGAGTCGACCCAGGTGATCTTGACCCGGCAGTCACTGGTAATGCCGGCATGATAGAGGGCTTCGGCCACACTGAGATAGGCGTCGTGGAGGGCGACGTACTTCCCGACGAGGGCGATGCTGACCTCGTGGGTCGGATTCTCGATCTTGGCGACAAGCTGTCGCCACTCGGTCATGTCAGAGTCTTTGGCGTTGAGGCCGAGGCGCCTCACGACCAGATCGTCCAGGCCTTCCTCTTCGAGGAGGAGGGGCACGGAGTAGATCGACGGGGCGTCGACGTTCTCGACGACGGCATCGGCGGCGGTGTCGCAGAAGAGGGCGATCTTTTCCTTGAGATCCTTGGAGAGGGGATGGGACGTCCGGGCGACGATGACGTCTGGCTGGATACCGATGCTCCGGAGCTCCTTCACCGAATGCTGGGTGGGTTTGGTCTTCTGCTCGCCGGAGGCATCAATGAAGGGGACCAAGGTCACGTGGATGTACATGACCCGGTCCCGGCCGATGTTGGTCCTCATCTGGCGGATGGCTTCGAGGTATGGCAGGCTTTCGATGTCGCCGACGGTCCCGCCGATCTCGACGATGACCACGTCGACCTCGGGTTCTCGCCCGACCCTTTGGATCCGGTCCTTGATCTCGTTGGTGATGTGGGGGATGACCTGAACCGTCCCACCAAGAAAATCGCCCCGTCGTTCTTTAGCGATGACGGAGCCGTAGATCTGTCCAGTCGTTATGTTGTTGGACTTGGCGAGGCTGACGTCGATGAACCGTTCATAGTGACCGAGGTCGAGGTCTGTCTCAGCGCCGTCGTCGGTGACGAAGACCTCCCCGTGCTGGAGGGGGCTCATCGTGCCGGGGTCGACGTTGATGTACGGGTCGACTTTCAGGACGCTGACTCTGAGGCCTCGGTTCTTCAGCAGCCTGCCCAGGCTCGCTGCGGTAATGCCCTTGCCGAGGCCGGAGACCACGCCTCCGGTCACAAAGATGAACTTAGTCATCGACAATCCCCCTTCGCCCATCTCATTGTACCGGGTGGCTTAAAAGCGTGTCAAGGGGACAGGCTGTACGTTTCCGGCTCTATTAGGCTGGATGGGTGGCTTCGGCCTCGGCGTTAGGGGGAGGCTCGTCGAGGCGCCGGTCACCGCTCTCCGCCTCAGGCGTAGGCGAGGACGGTGATCTCGGTCTTCAGCGGCAGGTTGCCCGGCAGGACCTCGGTGCTCGGGCCGAGCTTGCGATGAAGCAATCTGGCCGCCTTCAGGAAATCGTCGACGGGGGCCAGCGGGATAGCCAGGACGTCAGTCTTGAAGTGCATCGGGATTACCAGTTTCGGATTCAACTGGTGGACAACCTCGACGGCCTCGGCCCCATCGATGGTGTAGGTCCCGCCGACCGGGATGAGGAGGATGTCAACTCGCCCGATTTCCTCGACCTGTTTTTCCGTCAGGAGGTGGCCGAGATCCCCGAGGTGGACCAGGCGTAGGCCGTCGATCTCGAAGAGGAAGATGAGGTTGGGGCCACGCTTTGCGCCCATCGAAGAGTCGTGAAAGCTTTCGATGCCGGTCACCTTGTGCTTGCCGGTCTTGTGCTCACCGGCGGTCTTGACGATCTTGGGCTTGCCGTCGATGGAACGGACGGAATTGTGGTCGAAATGGTCGTGGCTGACCGTGATGTAATCGGCCGAGACGGTCGGAGGCAGGTAACCGACGGTCTCATTGAAGGGATCGGTGACGATCTTCGTCCCGTCGTCGGCCGTCAGAAGGAAACAGGAATGTCCTAACCAGCGGATCTTCATCTGGTCTCACCTCCACCTTGATTGGCCGAAGCGGCCAGGAGCTCAGACACGGTGACCAGTCGGTAGCCGGCGGCCCGGAGGCCGTCGACAATCGCCGGAAGGGCGGCGATGGTGGCGGCGGGGGCATTGTGGAGCAGGATGATACCCCCGGGCTTGGCCCCCTTGAGAACGCCGCGGATGATGGTCTCCGGCTTCTTGCCGGGTTCATAATCCCCGACGCTGACCGACCAGAGGATTAACTTCTGCCCCGACCCGGCGATTGCCTTCTTACCATCGCGGGTTAGGATCCCGCCGGGGGGCCGGAAGAGCTCGCTGCTCTGACCGGTGACGGCGAAGACCGCCCGGCGGGTCCCCAGGATCTGGGCCCTGACTTCATCGATGTCGCCGATCTGGTTCAGCAGGGTGTGGTCGTAGGTATGGTTCCCGAATTCGAAGCCGTCGGCCACCACCCGCCTGGCCATCGCCGACTGCCAGGCCAGGCTGCGGCCGGTGACGAAGAATGTGGCCGGGGCTTTCTTCTCCTCAAGTATATCCAGAAGCTGCTGGGTTTCCGGGACCAACTCGTCATCGAAGGTCAGGGCGACGAGCTTGTCTTTGATGGCAACGGACTTGAACTCCTCGGGCCGGTCTCCGCCCCTGACCACGAGCACGGGCGCGCCGCTGTTAATCAGGTAGCGGCCGAGGCCGATCGTTGTGAAGCTGACCCCTTTCCGCGAGCAGGCCTGCCCGACCGGGACATAGATGGCACCGCTGCTGTTGTAAGCCTGGATGGGCTGTCCGTCAAAGAGGACCTCCCCCTGCGGCCCCCGGCCGTGAGTGGCCCCGAGGGCCGGGGCGAGGACCCGGATGGACGACAGGACCCGAGGGGTCGGGGTCAGGGCCGACCCGCCGGCCTCGCCGGCCTGCCCGACTCCGGCCGGGAGCTCAACGGACTTCTCGGTCAGCAGGGCGCCGTCCATGTAAACCTGGGTCGGCCGGGCCTCTCTGGGAACGAGCGGCAGCAGAGGGTGCCCGCTGTAGGCGCGGACTTCGCGACGGTCGTGGGTCACTTTGTAGGTCAGCTTGAGCTGCCTGGCCAGGGTCACCAGGTCGGTCATGGCCTGGCCGCCGACGTAACGCACAGCCACCGCCCGGCCGCCGATGCTGACCCGGCCGGAAGCCACGTCCCATTGGGCATAGATCCCGGCCGCCTCGGACAGCGGCCGCAGGGGTACCCGGTAGCGACCAAGGGCCGAGTGGGACTGGCCGATGACGATGTCGTCCACGTACAGGGTGTACGGGCCGAACCCAGGTAGCCGGTGGGTGACCGCCGCCCAGACCCCCAGAGCCAGGGCAACAATGAGAACAAGGCCGTATACTGCCGGCCTCGTTCGTCTCAGGACGATTCTCTTTCTGGCCGGAGAGGTGCGGCGTCTAGGCCTCCCCCTCCGGCTCCTGATCCCACCCATTGTCCTCTTCGCCCTCAATTCTCAGGGCATCGATCTCATCGTGTGGTTCATCGCCGGCCTCGTCGCGGTGATAGGCGTCGTCGCGGCGGGGCCGCAGGCTGGTGATAAGGGGGGTGGCCTTGGTCGGGACTTGTTTCGGAGCCCAGCGGCGCAGTCCCCAAAGACCCTTGCCGAGGTGCTGAAAACGGTTGTCCATGTTGATCTCGGTGTGGATCTCCGCCATCAGCCGGGTCGGGTTCAGACCCCTGGCGGCAAAGGCCGGCGACAGGGTCTTGACCTTGACGACCTCGTCGATGAGGTCCTTGTAGTACATGGGCTGGCCGCTTTGGAGGAGGATGCGGTAAGCCAGTTCTACCGGGCTGGTCTCTGGGTCCAACTCCTTACCCTGTGCGATGGCCATTTAGTTCACCTCTGTGTCCAGGTAAACAAGCCTCCGGGGAAAAAACTCGCTTTCCTATTCGCTTCCCTCCCACTTTTTCCCTTCCTGCCGAACGGGAGTTGTCGAAAGAAATCGATACCCAGCGAGGGGTCGGTTCATTCATCCCCGGACCGGCCGCTTCATTCCACGTCCGACCGGCCTATTCCTTCCTGGCGAGGCCGCGTTTGACGATTTCCTGGGCCAGGTACGAGGCGACCATCGGGGGTAGGGTCCCGGGCCCGAAGCCGGCGTCGTAGCCGAGCTCGACGGCCAGTTCGTGGGTGATCCGGGGGCCTCCGCAGACCAGGATGACCCGGTCGCGCAGGTCCTCCGCCTCGAGGAGTTCGACCAGTTCGGTCAGGTTCTTGACGTGGATGTTCTTCTGGGTCACCGTCTGGGAGACGAGGAT contains these protein-coding regions:
- a CDS encoding tetratricopeptide repeat protein, yielding RSLRRDDSRRKAPYWGILAKIYRNLWALNQADKYYRLYLKLSMQENNVLQVGYGHMGLGLNYYQQGDQEKALDSTEKALSIFESMGNESLRFAAKLNIACIYNAMSRHDLSLKVLQSVLAGNLPVDSAILCKTYQELAKTHLRLGAIDGFFQARERAGDYAVQSKSLVEMGRVTMLDAEWFWSQGQNKKAIQSLRKAIMIFRNHGAAVELRPAEKLLMTWVKGGDSE
- a CDS encoding polysaccharide deacetylase family protein — encoded protein: MGGIRSRRGRPRRRTSPARKRIVLRRTRPAVYGLVLIVALALGVWAAVTHRLPGFGPYTLYVDDIVIGQSHSALGRYRVPLRPLSEAAGIYAQWDVASGRVSIGGRAVAVRYVGGQAMTDLVTLARQLKLTYKVTHDRREVRAYSGHPLLPLVPREARPTQVYMDGALLTEKSVELPAGVGQAGEAGGSALTPTPRVLSSIRVLAPALGATHGRGPQGEVLFDGQPIQAYNSSGAIYVPVGQACSRKGVSFTTIGLGRYLINSGAPVLVVRGGDRPEEFKSVAIKDKLVALTFDDELVPETQQLLDILEEKKAPATFFVTGRSLAWQSAMARRVVADGFEFGNHTYDHTLLNQIGDIDEVRAQILGTRRAVFAVTGQSSELFRPPGGILTRDGKKAIAGSGQKLILWSVSVGDYEPGKKPETIIRGVLKGAKPGGIILLHNAPAATIAALPAIVDGLRAAGYRLVTVSELLAASANQGGGETR
- a CDS encoding MBL fold metallo-hydrolase — translated: MKIRWLGHSCFLLTADDGTKIVTDPFNETVGYLPPTVSADYITVSHDHFDHNSVRSIDGKPKIVKTAGEHKTGKHKVTGIESFHDSSMGAKRGPNLIFLFEIDGLRLVHLGDLGHLLTEKQVEEIGRVDILLIPVGGTYTIDGAEAVEVVHQLNPKLVIPMHFKTDVLAIPLAPVDDFLKAARLLHRKLGPSTEVLPGNLPLKTEITVLAYA
- a CDS encoding CTP synthase produces the protein MTKFIFVTGGVVSGLGKGITAASLGRLLKNRGLRVSVLKVDPYINVDPGTMSPLQHGEVFVTDDGAETDLDLGHYERFIDVSLAKSNNITTGQIYGSVIAKERRGDFLGGTVQVIPHITNEIKDRIQRVGREPEVDVVIVEIGGTVGDIESLPYLEAIRQMRTNIGRDRVMYIHVTLVPFIDASGEQKTKPTQHSVKELRSIGIQPDVIVARTSHPLSKDLKEKIALFCDTAADAVVENVDAPSIYSVPLLLEEEGLDDLVVRRLGLNAKDSDMTEWRQLVAKIENPTHEVSIALVGKYVALHDAYLSVAEALYHAGITSDCRVKITWVDSESLEPEPEGEQGQDGERGRNGDRARNGERGRPVERDGLTLLAEADGILVPGGFGGRGIEGKITAARYARENKVPFLGICLGMQCAVIELARHVAGLDGANSTEFDLATPHPVIDIMPEQKDISDKGGTMRLGQYPCLIKPGTKTYEAYGELMINERHRHRFEFNNDYRGPLSDAGLILSGVSPDDRLVEIIELKDHPWFIGTQFHMEFKSRPNRPHPLFRDFIRAALARKQGWKAGQGNGEGREALGNGGGNGRAERDGRRQRMMEEVRQG
- the rpoE gene encoding DNA-directed RNA polymerase subunit delta — translated: MAIAQGKELDPETSPVELAYRILLQSGQPMYYKDLIDEVVKVKTLSPAFAARGLNPTRLMAEIHTEINMDNRFQHLGKGLWGLRRWAPKQVPTKATPLITSLRPRRDDAYHRDEAGDEPHDEIDALRIEGEEDNGWDQEPEGEA